A portion of the Limisphaera ngatamarikiensis genome contains these proteins:
- a CDS encoding glycoside hydrolase family 95 protein: MRKIGGFWLVVGSVLLTAWVRGAASRDEWDASRWVLWYRQPAREWTEALPVGNGRLGAMVFGGVLEERIQFNEDTLWLGEPRDYSRPGAWRHLETLRRLLFEGRQREAEELAMREFMSVPLRQMPYQPFADLMLRFADRGPVVAYRRELNLDEGAVRVRYVAGDAAFERTVFSSAPDQVLVVHLRVDRPGTLSFRAGYRCPHTNATVTARGGRQLILEGRVRDFDDRNKIQILNPLRFRAVLEARVQGGAVRAEGGELVVERADEVTLLLAAATSYVNFQDVSADPAGRCDAVLERVRRKSFEDLWRAHLKEHRDLFRRVTLDLGRGPGDELPTDERLRRARDADDPGLAALVFQYGRYLLIASSRPGTQPANLQGIWNESLRPPWDSKYTCNINVEMNYWPAEVTHLAECHEPLFDALEELVTSGRRTARNHYNARGWVLHHNFDLWRGTAPINHSNHGIWVTGGAWLSLHLWEHYLYGQDREFLARRAYPIMKEAALFFVDYLVEDPRTGWLISGPSNSPEQGGLVMGPTMDHQIIRALFAAVSEAARILGRDEALAAELDRLRARIAPNQVGRWGQLQEWLEDKDDPNNKHRHVSHLWGVYPGHEINWRTTNLFQAARRSLVARGDEATGWSMGWKINLWARFLDGDHAYKILRNLLAPVGSRADGGLYPNLFDAHPPFQIDGNFGATAGIAEMLLQSHLRDEQGRFILHLLPALPSVWPEGHVRGLRARGGFEVDLAWAAGRLTEVTVRSRPGRECVLLYEGRERPLRLRRGGSVTLDGSLQERKP; this comes from the coding sequence ATGCGAAAGATCGGTGGGTTTTGGCTCGTGGTGGGGTCGGTGTTGCTGACCGCGTGGGTTCGGGGGGCTGCAAGCCGGGATGAGTGGGATGCATCGCGCTGGGTGCTCTGGTACCGGCAACCGGCCCGCGAATGGACGGAGGCCCTGCCGGTGGGCAACGGGCGGTTGGGTGCGATGGTGTTTGGCGGGGTTTTGGAGGAGCGGATCCAGTTCAACGAGGACACCCTCTGGCTGGGCGAACCTCGCGACTATTCCCGGCCGGGCGCCTGGCGGCATTTGGAAACGCTGCGCCGGTTGTTGTTTGAGGGACGGCAACGGGAGGCGGAGGAACTGGCCATGCGGGAGTTCATGAGCGTGCCGTTGCGTCAGATGCCGTATCAACCGTTTGCCGATTTGATGCTGCGGTTTGCGGATCGGGGTCCGGTGGTGGCGTATCGGAGGGAACTGAACCTGGACGAGGGGGCGGTGCGGGTTCGTTACGTGGCAGGTGATGCGGCCTTTGAGCGGACGGTGTTTTCGAGTGCTCCGGACCAGGTCCTGGTGGTGCACCTGAGGGTCGATCGGCCGGGGACCCTCTCGTTTCGCGCCGGCTACCGGTGTCCGCACACCAACGCCACGGTCACTGCGCGGGGCGGACGGCAATTGATTCTGGAGGGGCGAGTACGCGACTTCGACGACAGGAACAAGATTCAAATCCTCAATCCGCTGCGGTTTCGGGCCGTTTTGGAGGCTCGTGTGCAGGGCGGGGCGGTGCGGGCCGAGGGTGGTGAACTGGTGGTGGAGCGGGCCGATGAGGTGACGTTGTTGCTGGCGGCGGCCACCAGTTACGTGAATTTTCAGGATGTCTCGGCGGACCCTGCCGGACGATGCGACGCGGTGTTGGAACGGGTGCGTCGCAAGAGTTTTGAAGACCTGTGGCGTGCTCACTTGAAGGAGCATCGGGACCTGTTCCGTCGCGTGACGCTGGATCTGGGGCGGGGTCCGGGGGATGAGTTGCCGACGGACGAACGGCTTCGACGCGCGCGGGACGCTGACGATCCGGGACTGGCGGCGCTGGTGTTCCAGTATGGTCGGTACCTGTTGATTGCGAGCAGCCGGCCGGGGACACAGCCGGCCAACCTGCAGGGGATCTGGAATGAGAGTTTACGGCCGCCCTGGGACAGCAAATACACCTGCAACATCAACGTGGAGATGAACTACTGGCCGGCCGAGGTGACGCACTTGGCGGAGTGCCATGAACCGTTGTTTGATGCGCTGGAGGAGCTGGTGACGTCGGGTCGGCGCACGGCGCGGAATCATTACAATGCGCGGGGCTGGGTGTTGCATCACAATTTCGATCTCTGGCGCGGGACGGCTCCGATCAATCACAGCAATCACGGCATCTGGGTGACCGGGGGTGCGTGGCTGAGCCTGCATTTGTGGGAGCATTATTTGTACGGGCAGGACCGTGAGTTTCTGGCGCGGCGGGCGTATCCCATCATGAAGGAGGCGGCGTTGTTTTTTGTGGATTATCTGGTGGAGGACCCGCGCACGGGTTGGCTCATCAGCGGGCCGTCCAACTCGCCCGAGCAGGGCGGGCTGGTGATGGGGCCGACGATGGACCATCAGATCATCCGTGCGTTGTTTGCCGCGGTGAGCGAGGCGGCGCGGATTCTGGGTCGGGACGAGGCCCTGGCGGCGGAGCTGGACCGGTTGCGTGCGCGCATTGCGCCGAATCAGGTCGGGCGTTGGGGGCAGTTGCAGGAGTGGCTGGAGGACAAGGACGATCCGAACAACAAGCACCGGCACGTCTCGCATCTCTGGGGGGTGTATCCGGGGCATGAGATCAACTGGCGCACGACGAATCTGTTTCAGGCGGCGCGCCGGTCCCTGGTTGCGCGGGGCGACGAGGCCACCGGTTGGAGCATGGGCTGGAAGATCAACCTCTGGGCGCGGTTTCTGGATGGCGATCATGCCTACAAGATTTTGCGGAACCTGCTGGCGCCGGTGGGGAGTCGTGCCGACGGCGGCCTGTACCCGAACCTGTTCGACGCTCATCCGCCCTTCCAAATCGACGGCAACTTTGGGGCCACGGCGGGGATTGCGGAGATGCTGCTTCAGAGTCACCTGAGGGATGAACAGGGGCGCTTCATTTTGCATTTGCTGCCGGCGTTGCCGTCGGTGTGGCCGGAGGGACACGTGCGGGGGTTGCGGGCGCGGGGTGGTTTCGAGGTGGACCTGGCCTGGGCAGCCGGTCGGTTGACGGAGGTGACGGTCCGGAGCCGGCCGGGTCGTGAATGTGTGCTGCTGTACGAGGGTCGGGAGCGACCTCTGCGGCTGCGCCGTGGCGGCAGTGTGACGCTGGACGGTTCGTTGCAGGAGAGGAAGCCGTAG
- a CDS encoding SLC13 family permease, with the protein MDSRTELFAILIFGLTYLLISGRRLKVLPLNRPAAAVLGTVLMVVAGVLTPEEAYRAVDYDTLVLLLGMMLIAAYLHLAGFFEWCADRILRLARTPVRLLAGLMVVSGVASALLVNDTVCVMMTPLVVAVMVRGGLPLAPYLLALAMSANLGSVATLVGNPQNMIIGSMSGISFTSFVRSLVVPAVVGLIVAFVVLWLGWRRVLRAARIRRPTGPPPPMDRRLVLLSLGVLAGVFGGFLAGWNLPWTALGGAALLMVLARRDTHEVLRQVDWHLLVFFAALFVVVEGFNRTGLPDHWYAHVRPLFGTTAASQAWHMGWFSVVGSNIFSNVPFVLVAGRWIPNFANPELMWKVMALATTFAGNLTILGSVANIIVVESARGHCEIGFWDYARFGIPVTVVSTVLGLCLLLWLG; encoded by the coding sequence ATGGACTCACGCACGGAGCTGTTCGCCATTTTGATTTTCGGGCTGACCTATTTGTTGATCAGCGGTCGGCGGCTGAAGGTACTGCCGCTGAACCGGCCGGCTGCGGCTGTGCTGGGCACGGTGTTGATGGTGGTGGCGGGCGTGCTGACGCCCGAGGAGGCCTACCGGGCCGTGGACTATGACACGCTGGTTCTGTTGCTGGGGATGATGTTGATCGCGGCGTACCTGCACCTGGCGGGTTTTTTTGAGTGGTGTGCGGACCGGATCCTGCGGCTGGCGCGGACGCCGGTGCGGTTGCTGGCCGGGTTGATGGTGGTGTCGGGGGTGGCCTCGGCGTTGTTGGTCAATGACACGGTGTGCGTGATGATGACGCCGTTGGTGGTGGCGGTGATGGTGCGCGGGGGATTGCCACTGGCTCCCTATCTGCTGGCGCTGGCCATGAGTGCCAATTTGGGGAGCGTGGCCACGCTGGTGGGCAACCCGCAGAACATGATCATCGGTTCCATGTCGGGGATTTCATTCACCAGCTTTGTGCGGTCGCTGGTGGTGCCGGCGGTTGTGGGGTTGATCGTGGCTTTTGTTGTGTTGTGGCTGGGGTGGCGGCGCGTGTTGCGGGCTGCCCGGATTCGGCGTCCGACAGGGCCGCCTCCGCCGATGGACCGGCGGCTGGTGTTGTTGAGTCTCGGGGTGCTGGCAGGCGTGTTTGGCGGGTTTCTGGCCGGGTGGAACCTGCCGTGGACGGCGCTGGGCGGGGCTGCGCTTTTGATGGTGCTGGCGCGGCGTGACACGCATGAGGTGTTGCGACAGGTGGACTGGCACTTGCTGGTATTCTTTGCCGCGTTGTTTGTGGTGGTGGAGGGGTTCAACCGGACCGGGTTGCCGGACCACTGGTATGCGCACGTGCGGCCGTTGTTTGGTACCACGGCCGCGTCGCAGGCCTGGCACATGGGCTGGTTCTCGGTCGTGGGATCGAACATATTTTCGAACGTGCCGTTCGTGCTGGTAGCAGGCCGCTGGATCCCGAACTTTGCCAACCCGGAGTTGATGTGGAAAGTGATGGCGCTGGCGACCACGTTTGCGGGGAACCTGACGATTTTGGGCTCGGTGGCCAACATCATCGTGGTGGAATCTGCGCGGGGGCATTGCGAGATCGGGTTTTGGGATTATGCGCGCTTCGGCATTCCGGTTACGGTGGTGAGCACCGTGCTGGGCCTTTGCCTGTTGTTGTGGTTGGGATAG
- a CDS encoding pyruvate carboxylase — protein sequence MNPVSAVQQEPRKLLAANRSEIAIRIFRAATELGFRTVAIYAQEDRFCMHRFKADEAYVVGEGKGPVGAYLDIEGIVGLAKEKGVHLVHPGYGFLSENADFARACREAGLIFVGPRTELLELMGDKTAARAVAERVGVPTLPGTPEPVRDRREALQWARRIGFPLMIKAAFGGGGRGMRVVRDASQLEVLLAEARAEAQKAFGNPAVFLERYIPRAKHIEVQVLGDQHGNVVHLHERDCSVQRRHQKVIEVAPAVGLDEELRRAICDAALRIAREIRYDNAGTIEFLVDMDRGEWFFIEMNPRIQVEHTVTEVITNIDLVRSQILVALGHSLFDPEVGIPPQEEIPRNGYAIQCRITTEDPENHFAPDYGRILTYRSAGGFGLRLDGGMGFAGAVITPFYDSLLVKVTAFGRTFEIACQRMDRALREFRIRGVKTNIPFLENVIRHEVFRRGAATTTMIDDTPELFRFTPRRDRATKLLTFLGEVIVNGNPQAKGWQPKSLPRPRVPACDLRQPPPPGTRQLLLELGPKKFSEWILAQERVLITDTTFRDAHQSLLATRLRTYDMEQVAGVLARRVPNLFSLEMWGGAKFDTSMRFLHEDPWVRLRRLREQIPNICFQMLFRGANAVGYSNYPDNVVAGFVKHAAAQGIDLFRIFDSLNYLPNLKVAMEAVQETHALCEGAICYTGDILDPRRTKYSLEYYLKLARELKRMGTHILGIKDMAGLCKPFAARALVKALKEEIGLPVHFHTHDTSGIASASVLAAVESGADIVDLAIAPLSGSTSQPCLNSIVAALQRHPRDTGLDLDALNELADYWEVVREYYAPFDTSPRSGSALVYVHEMPGGQYTNLKEQAAAMGLLDRWPEIERTYAEVNQLFGDIVKVTPSSKVVGDMTIFLVSRGMKPADVLKLKPGSVSFPESVVDMLMGGLGQPPGGWPRKLQKIVLGDRKPYRGRPGARLKPIDLEAVQRELSTRLRREATLDDVYSYLMYPDVFLKFAKIQATYGDLSVLPTPAFFYGMKPGEEITVDLEPGKTLYIRLISVGPVDDEGKRVVAFELNGMPRQVVIEDKSVQPRVKSRPKADPQDPWQVGAPIPGVITTLPIRVGMTVRKGDRLLALEAMKMQTSVPAPQDAEVAEILVAPGDVVEAKDLLVRLRPVTSESPKRD from the coding sequence ATGAACCCTGTAAGTGCTGTTCAACAAGAGCCCAGGAAACTGCTGGCGGCGAATCGAAGCGAGATCGCCATCCGGATTTTTCGTGCCGCGACCGAATTGGGATTTCGCACGGTTGCCATTTACGCGCAGGAGGACCGGTTTTGCATGCACCGGTTCAAGGCCGATGAGGCCTATGTGGTGGGCGAGGGCAAGGGCCCGGTGGGGGCGTACCTGGACATCGAGGGGATCGTGGGTTTGGCGAAGGAGAAGGGCGTTCACCTGGTCCATCCCGGGTACGGGTTCCTTTCGGAAAACGCGGATTTTGCGCGGGCGTGCCGGGAGGCGGGTCTGATTTTTGTGGGGCCGCGGACGGAGCTGCTGGAGCTGATGGGGGACAAGACGGCGGCGCGGGCGGTGGCCGAGCGGGTGGGGGTGCCGACCCTGCCGGGGACACCGGAGCCGGTGCGGGACCGTCGGGAGGCCTTGCAATGGGCGCGGCGGATTGGTTTTCCGCTGATGATCAAGGCGGCATTTGGCGGGGGCGGCCGGGGCATGCGGGTGGTTCGGGATGCCTCGCAGCTGGAGGTTTTGCTGGCGGAGGCCCGGGCCGAAGCACAGAAGGCCTTCGGCAACCCGGCGGTGTTTCTGGAACGCTACATTCCCCGGGCCAAGCACATTGAGGTGCAGGTTCTGGGCGATCAACACGGCAACGTGGTGCACCTGCATGAACGGGATTGTTCGGTGCAGCGGAGGCATCAAAAGGTCATCGAGGTGGCCCCGGCCGTGGGTTTGGACGAGGAGTTGCGCAGGGCGATTTGCGATGCGGCTCTGCGCATCGCCCGGGAGATCCGGTACGACAATGCGGGAACGATCGAGTTCCTGGTGGACATGGACCGGGGCGAGTGGTTCTTCATCGAGATGAACCCCCGGATCCAGGTCGAGCACACCGTCACCGAGGTGATCACCAACATTGACCTGGTCCGATCGCAAATCCTGGTGGCCCTGGGGCATTCCCTGTTTGATCCCGAGGTGGGGATTCCGCCGCAGGAGGAGATTCCGCGCAACGGCTATGCGATTCAGTGCCGCATTACCACGGAGGATCCGGAGAATCATTTCGCTCCGGATTATGGTCGGATTTTGACCTACCGATCCGCGGGCGGTTTCGGTCTCCGGCTCGACGGGGGGATGGGGTTTGCGGGTGCGGTGATCACCCCGTTCTACGATTCGCTGCTGGTGAAGGTCACGGCTTTTGGTCGGACGTTCGAGATCGCCTGTCAACGGATGGACCGCGCGCTCCGGGAATTCCGCATCCGGGGTGTGAAGACCAACATCCCCTTTCTGGAGAATGTGATCCGGCACGAGGTCTTCCGCCGGGGTGCGGCCACCACCACGATGATTGACGACACGCCGGAGCTGTTCCGGTTCACCCCGCGGCGGGACCGTGCCACCAAGCTGCTGACCTTCCTGGGCGAGGTGATTGTCAACGGCAACCCCCAGGCCAAGGGTTGGCAGCCGAAATCCCTGCCCAGGCCGCGCGTGCCGGCGTGTGATTTACGGCAGCCGCCCCCTCCGGGCACCCGACAGTTGTTGCTGGAGCTGGGACCGAAAAAGTTCAGCGAATGGATTCTGGCGCAGGAGCGTGTGTTGATTACGGACACTACGTTCCGGGACGCACACCAATCCCTGCTGGCCACTCGGCTGCGGACGTATGACATGGAACAGGTGGCCGGCGTGCTGGCGCGGCGCGTGCCCAACCTGTTCAGCCTCGAGATGTGGGGCGGGGCCAAGTTCGACACCTCCATGCGCTTCCTTCACGAGGACCCGTGGGTGCGGTTGCGGCGCCTGCGGGAACAGATCCCCAACATCTGTTTCCAGATGCTCTTTCGCGGGGCCAATGCGGTGGGTTACTCCAATTATCCCGACAACGTGGTGGCGGGTTTTGTAAAACACGCGGCCGCGCAGGGCATCGATCTGTTCCGGATCTTCGATTCCCTGAACTACCTGCCGAACCTGAAGGTTGCGATGGAGGCGGTGCAGGAGACGCACGCCTTGTGCGAGGGTGCCATTTGCTACACGGGTGACATTCTGGATCCGCGCCGGACCAAGTACTCGTTGGAGTATTACCTGAAACTGGCCCGGGAACTGAAACGGATGGGCACGCACATCCTGGGCATCAAGGACATGGCCGGCTTGTGCAAACCGTTTGCCGCCCGGGCGCTGGTGAAGGCGTTGAAGGAGGAGATCGGTCTGCCGGTGCATTTCCACACCCACGACACCAGCGGGATCGCCTCGGCCAGCGTACTGGCGGCGGTTGAGTCCGGGGCGGACATTGTGGACCTGGCGATTGCGCCCTTGTCCGGTTCCACCAGTCAGCCGTGTCTCAATTCGATTGTGGCGGCGCTGCAGCGACATCCGCGCGATACGGGATTGGATCTGGACGCTCTCAATGAGCTGGCCGACTACTGGGAGGTGGTCCGCGAATACTACGCGCCGTTCGACACCTCGCCCCGCTCGGGTAGTGCCCTGGTTTATGTGCATGAGATGCCCGGTGGCCAGTACACCAACCTCAAGGAACAGGCCGCGGCCATGGGGTTGCTGGATCGTTGGCCCGAGATCGAGCGCACCTATGCCGAGGTCAACCAGTTGTTTGGCGACATCGTCAAGGTCACGCCCAGCAGCAAGGTGGTGGGGGACATGACCATTTTCCTGGTGAGCCGCGGGATGAAGCCGGCGGACGTGCTGAAGCTGAAGCCGGGCAGCGTGTCCTTTCCGGAGTCGGTGGTGGACATGCTCATGGGCGGATTGGGTCAACCGCCCGGTGGTTGGCCCCGCAAATTGCAGAAGATCGTGCTGGGCGACCGCAAACCTTACCGGGGCCGGCCCGGGGCGCGTCTCAAACCCATTGACCTGGAGGCTGTGCAGCGGGAGTTGAGCACGCGTCTGCGCCGCGAGGCCACGCTGGATGACGTGTACTCCTACCTGATGTACCCGGACGTGTTTTTGAAGTTCGCAAAGATTCAGGCAACCTATGGCGACCTCTCCGTCCTGCCCACACCGGCGTTCTTCTACGGGATGAAGCCCGGCGAGGAGATCACCGTGGACCTGGAACCGGGCAAGACCCTGTACATTCGGTTGATCAGCGTCGGCCCGGTGGACGACGAGGGCAAACGGGTGGTTGCCTTCGAGCTGAACGGGATGCCGCGCCAGGTCGTGATCGAGGACAAGTCCGTCCAGCCCAGGGTCAAATCCCGACCCAAAGCGGATCCGCAGGATCCCTGGCAGGTGGGTGCCCCGATCCCCGGGGTCATCACCACGTTGCCGATCCGCGTGGGCATGACCGTCCGGAAGGGCGACCGACTGCTGGCCCTGGAGGCGATGAAGATGCAGACCAGTGTTCCGGCACCGCAGGATGCGGAGGTGGCCGAGATCCTGGTGGCTCCCGGTGACGTGGTGGAAGCCAAGGACCTGTTGGTGCGGCTTCGTCCCGTGACCTCCGAAAGTCCCAAGCGCGATTAG
- a CDS encoding pectate lyase family protein — protein MQPRSIRPGPSRPAPASRATWVTLVLAWFATFTPAFTQEPNFDPVGFAHVGSPTVGGGNAEPIPVRTVEALIALASADGPRVLRIEGELNLQGRTVRVGSDKTLVGAGQGAVLQNGTLLLRHATNVVIRNLIIRNAPEDGITLYGARRVWIDHCTIMDCGDGLVDLTHGTDEVTISWCRFGYQNLRNQHRLASLLGASDRDTACRDRLRVTYHHNWWDQGCLERMPSVRFGRVHVFNNYYRAPGNRYCIRSRLFAEVRVEFNWFEDVQNPWEVYVTTGDQGRLFAAGNVEVRTVWKASDRRVLLVPGTDSVFVPPYPWRPDPPHRIPDWVTQHAGAGRGPFAP, from the coding sequence ATGCAACCCCGATCCATAAGACCCGGCCCGTCACGCCCCGCCCCCGCCTCCCGCGCCACTTGGGTCACTCTCGTCCTGGCATGGTTCGCCACCTTCACCCCGGCCTTCACCCAAGAGCCAAACTTCGATCCGGTGGGTTTCGCCCACGTCGGTTCACCCACCGTGGGCGGCGGAAACGCGGAGCCGATTCCCGTCCGAACCGTGGAGGCACTGATCGCCCTGGCCTCGGCCGACGGGCCCAGGGTCCTCCGTATCGAAGGCGAGCTGAACCTCCAGGGACGAACCGTGCGGGTCGGATCCGACAAGACCCTCGTGGGCGCCGGTCAGGGCGCGGTGCTCCAAAACGGTACCCTCCTCCTCCGCCATGCCACCAATGTAGTCATCCGTAACCTGATCATCCGAAATGCCCCCGAGGATGGCATTACCCTGTATGGTGCACGCCGCGTCTGGATCGACCACTGCACCATCATGGACTGCGGCGACGGGCTCGTGGACCTGACCCATGGCACGGACGAAGTCACCATCTCCTGGTGCCGTTTCGGATACCAAAACCTGCGCAACCAGCACCGCCTCGCCAGCCTCCTCGGTGCAAGCGACCGCGACACCGCCTGCCGCGACCGACTCCGCGTGACCTACCACCACAACTGGTGGGATCAGGGATGCCTCGAGCGCATGCCCTCGGTCCGCTTCGGCCGTGTGCACGTGTTCAACAATTACTACCGCGCCCCGGGCAACCGGTACTGCATCCGCTCCCGCCTCTTCGCCGAGGTCCGCGTCGAGTTCAACTGGTTCGAAGACGTGCAAAACCCGTGGGAAGTCTACGTCACCACGGGCGACCAGGGCCGGTTGTTCGCCGCCGGAAACGTGGAGGTGCGAACGGTCTGGAAGGCGTCCGACCGACGCGTCCTGCTGGTGCCCGGAACGGATTCGGTCTTCGTGCCGCCGTATCCATGGCGCCCGGATCCGCCCCATCGCATTCCGGACTGGGTCACCCAACATGCCGGAGCCGGCCGCGGCCCCTTCGCTCCCTGA
- a CDS encoding glycoside hydrolase family 127 protein, translated as MRAFSLLLLTALLGIPARLAADYPVQPVPFTRVQLTSGYLAARQATNRLVTLPFALQQLEVSGRLKNFDLAAEVMRRRAAGETNYQIKPPTEFPFDDSDVYKAIEGASFCLALHRDPALAERLEAMIQRIAAAQEPDGYLYTWRTMHPDEPAHPWIGKERWVKSPELSHELYNLGHLYEAGVAHSLATGSRSLLDVCLKSAELLWRDFGDGEPRIAPGHPVIEMGLAKLYRVTGDARWLTLARFFLECRGQSGRTYSQDHLPVVQQREAVGHAVRANYLYCGMADVAALGGDTTYWNAIVRLWDDVVGTKLHLTGGCGARASGEAYGEAYELPHRCYNETCAAVAFLFWSHRMFLMTGDGRYMDVFERTLYNGALSGVSLAGDRFFYPNPLEADGTYGRSPWFGCACCPPNIFRLLASLGGYFYALQGDRLFVNLYGASLLETSISNVPLRLEQSTDYPWNGDIRLRLHPARPTPFTLCLRIPGWVRGQPLPSDLYRYEDASPADWWVEVNGRRVARDLDRGYLRVTREWCAGDEVRIHFAMPVRRVLGHPRIAATHDQVALERGPTVYAFEGIDNQGSVFDIVLPREARVRAWYRPDLLGGVTVLEIDGAQRVIRTESGGRTTRPTRLTAIPYATWANRSLSPMTVWVARTPDRARPAPRPTPALNARLSVSFARGGMSPEPIRDQLYPADYPDGQARQFDFWPRKGTVEWLQYDFDAEQECRAVTVSWFDDTGTGECRLPVSWRVLYRDPQGQWQPVQALDDYAIRKADPVRVRFEPVRTRALRLELRLQPGFSAGLYEWEVE; from the coding sequence ATGCGCGCGTTTAGCCTGCTTCTTCTGACGGCCCTCCTTGGGATCCCGGCACGGCTCGCAGCGGATTACCCGGTGCAGCCGGTCCCCTTCACCCGGGTCCAACTGACCTCCGGTTACCTCGCCGCCCGCCAGGCCACCAACCGGCTCGTCACCCTCCCCTTTGCCCTCCAGCAGTTGGAGGTCTCCGGCCGACTCAAGAACTTCGACCTCGCCGCAGAAGTCATGCGCCGACGGGCCGCCGGCGAAACCAACTACCAGATCAAACCGCCCACCGAATTCCCCTTCGATGACTCGGACGTGTACAAGGCAATCGAGGGTGCCTCGTTCTGCCTGGCCCTGCACCGCGATCCGGCGCTGGCGGAGCGCCTGGAAGCAATGATCCAACGGATCGCCGCCGCCCAGGAGCCGGACGGTTACCTGTACACCTGGCGCACCATGCACCCGGACGAACCGGCCCACCCGTGGATCGGAAAGGAACGCTGGGTCAAATCCCCGGAGCTCAGCCACGAGCTCTACAATCTGGGACATTTGTATGAGGCCGGCGTGGCCCATTCCCTGGCCACCGGATCCCGGTCGTTGCTGGACGTTTGCCTGAAAAGTGCCGAACTGCTGTGGCGGGACTTCGGCGACGGCGAACCCCGCATTGCACCCGGGCATCCGGTCATCGAAATGGGGCTGGCCAAGCTGTATCGGGTGACGGGCGACGCCCGCTGGCTGACCCTGGCACGGTTTTTCCTGGAATGCCGCGGCCAGAGCGGTCGAACCTACAGCCAGGATCACCTCCCCGTGGTGCAACAACGGGAAGCCGTGGGTCACGCAGTCCGGGCCAATTACCTCTATTGCGGCATGGCCGACGTGGCCGCCCTCGGCGGAGACACCACCTACTGGAACGCCATCGTGCGGCTCTGGGACGACGTGGTCGGCACCAAACTCCACCTCACCGGTGGCTGCGGCGCCCGGGCCTCGGGCGAGGCCTACGGCGAGGCCTACGAGCTGCCCCACCGCTGTTACAATGAAACCTGCGCCGCCGTCGCGTTCCTGTTCTGGAGCCATCGCATGTTTCTCATGACCGGCGACGGCCGTTACATGGACGTCTTCGAACGCACCCTCTACAACGGCGCACTCAGCGGCGTCAGTCTCGCGGGTGACCGCTTCTTTTACCCAAACCCGTTGGAAGCCGACGGCACCTACGGTCGCTCGCCCTGGTTCGGCTGCGCCTGTTGTCCGCCGAACATCTTCCGCCTGCTCGCTTCCCTGGGAGGATACTTTTATGCGCTCCAGGGCGACCGCTTGTTCGTCAACCTGTACGGTGCCAGCCTGCTGGAAACCTCCATCAGCAACGTCCCCCTGCGGCTGGAACAAAGCACGGATTATCCGTGGAACGGGGACATCCGCTTGCGACTCCATCCGGCCCGGCCGACGCCTTTCACCCTCTGCCTGCGCATCCCGGGCTGGGTACGCGGCCAACCGCTTCCCTCCGACCTCTACCGCTACGAGGACGCGTCTCCGGCCGATTGGTGGGTGGAGGTCAACGGTCGCAGGGTGGCCCGCGATCTGGATCGGGGCTACCTGCGCGTGACCCGTGAATGGTGCGCCGGCGACGAGGTCCGCATTCACTTTGCCATGCCGGTCCGGCGTGTCCTCGGTCACCCGCGCATCGCCGCCACGCACGATCAGGTTGCGCTGGAGCGTGGTCCCACCGTCTACGCCTTCGAAGGCATTGACAACCAGGGATCGGTGTTCGACATCGTCCTGCCCCGAGAAGCCCGTGTGAGGGCGTGGTACCGACCCGATCTGCTCGGGGGCGTGACAGTCCTGGAAATCGACGGCGCCCAACGGGTAATCCGGACCGAATCCGGAGGCCGAACCACCCGCCCCACCCGTCTGACGGCCATCCCCTACGCCACCTGGGCCAACCGCAGCCTGAGCCCCATGACCGTCTGGGTGGCTCGGACGCCCGACCGCGCCCGGCCCGCACCACGACCCACACCCGCACTCAACGCCCGGCTGTCCGTTTCCTTCGCCCGCGGCGGCATGTCCCCGGAACCGATCCGGGACCAGCTTTACCCCGCCGATTACCCCGACGGCCAGGCCCGCCAATTCGATTTCTGGCCCCGCAAAGGCACGGTCGAATGGTTGCAGTACGACTTCGACGCCGAGCAGGAATGCCGCGCCGTCACCGTGTCCTGGTTCGATGACACCGGCACCGGCGAATGTCGCCTGCCGGTCTCCTGGCGCGTCCTCTATCGCGACCCCCAGGGACAATGGCAGCCCGTCCAAGCCTTGGACGACTACGCCATTCGCAAGGCCGACCCCGTACGCGTGAGGTTCGAACCCGTGCGCACCCGGGCACTACGATTGGAACTCCGACTCCAACCCGGCTTCAGCGCCGGCCTCTACGAGTGGGAGGTCGAATAA